The following proteins are co-located in the Myxococcaceae bacterium JPH2 genome:
- a CDS encoding DUF3396 domain-containing protein, whose product MHAPSPSELELIQDGIRLTSWVFGINLYTSRSFYDGSVGLLSAWELFQTRCPPARLTFHATETMKVHKPVTKRVLGLLGTWLAPDAPRKNYLALELKVSEKPHDAPSTKFEIWNVDASQQANILSMAFPAVDARDNPSDLLAFVHQLAEVFSFRCGSAGFAFECSRYDKQASETHAWNMSMRYPGIDIVRIPFDAKAVGNNGIQGVNWLTLLDAGTLAPLGGVSALRRQLPAEVELLEARHGTLIKAGPAPTTGDAASPETLRLYREVYRLLAPWIALAADQSMALRIGGGAIPRTEAWFRRLGT is encoded by the coding sequence ATGCACGCACCCTCACCCTCCGAACTCGAGCTCATCCAGGACGGCATCCGGCTGACCTCGTGGGTCTTCGGCATCAACCTGTATACCAGCCGCTCGTTCTACGACGGCTCCGTCGGGCTGCTGTCGGCCTGGGAGCTGTTTCAGACCCGGTGCCCGCCCGCGCGGCTGACCTTCCACGCCACGGAGACGATGAAGGTCCACAAGCCGGTCACGAAGCGGGTCCTCGGACTGCTCGGCACCTGGCTGGCTCCCGATGCGCCTCGCAAGAACTACCTCGCACTGGAGCTGAAGGTCAGCGAGAAGCCTCACGATGCTCCCTCCACCAAGTTCGAAATCTGGAACGTGGATGCGAGCCAGCAGGCCAACATCCTGTCCATGGCGTTCCCGGCGGTGGACGCCCGAGACAATCCGAGTGACCTCCTTGCGTTCGTCCACCAACTGGCCGAAGTGTTCTCCTTCCGTTGTGGGTCCGCGGGCTTCGCCTTCGAATGCTCCCGGTATGACAAGCAGGCCAGTGAGACTCACGCATGGAACATGTCGATGCGTTACCCGGGCATCGACATCGTTCGCATCCCGTTCGACGCCAAGGCAGTGGGCAACAATGGCATCCAGGGCGTGAATTGGCTGACGTTGCTCGACGCGGGGACGCTGGCGCCACTCGGTGGAGTCAGTGCCTTGCGGCGTCAGCTTCCTGCCGAAGTCGAGCTGCTCGAAGCCCGGCATGGCACCTTGATCAAAGCGGGGCCGGCTCCCACGACAGGCGATGCCGCCTCCCCAGAGACGTTGCGGCTGTACCGAGAGGTCTATCGGCTGCTCGCACCGTGGATCGCCCTCGCGGCGGACCAGTCCATGGCGCTGCGGATCGGCGGCGGAGCCATCCCCCGGACCGAGGCGTGGTTCCGGCGACTGGGCACCTGA
- a CDS encoding SH3 domain-containing protein produces the protein MRALSLAVMGTAAGLAACAVPSARAVSPAGVPAFSEDMLSPEFWIRRAPSPDEVLLDADQVAAKRMRAFGPDGGLVDLRRIPATLTREQVASWIKDAQQTPIQATIDEQGLPVTEAMRAELRQNAATEHIPEASTARYGLSVRRTPLRSLPSDRQFFAAENLRDYESLQAGILFPGEPVVIAHHSSDQQWMFVLTTQGPAWVRRGDVAEGTADTVFSYVAKAPGRVVTGDQVRTVFTPEAPGVSELELDMGVELPRADVAPGEPVNGASAYASWPVLLPVREQDGTLAFQGALLRRTADTAPGYLPLTRANILRQAFKFLGERYGWGHQFNARDCSGLTSEVYRSMGLFLPPNSGMQGKSAALNHRLFTAQDSHTERLRALAQAQVGDLVVVPGHVLMIIGHVDGEPYVIQDVPYAVFKDPDTQQLRKTKLNQVSVTPLLPLYADDSTLYVDAMTSLVHVTRP, from the coding sequence ATGCGGGCGCTCTCGCTCGCGGTCATGGGGACCGCCGCCGGCCTTGCCGCCTGTGCGGTGCCGTCCGCGCGCGCCGTGTCTCCGGCCGGAGTGCCCGCGTTCAGCGAAGACATGTTGTCGCCCGAGTTCTGGATCCGCCGTGCGCCGTCGCCCGACGAGGTGCTGCTCGATGCCGACCAGGTGGCCGCGAAGCGCATGCGCGCGTTCGGTCCAGATGGCGGACTGGTCGATTTGAGGCGCATCCCAGCCACGCTGACGCGGGAGCAGGTCGCCAGTTGGATCAAGGATGCGCAGCAGACGCCCATCCAGGCAACGATCGACGAACAGGGCCTGCCGGTGACGGAGGCGATGCGCGCAGAACTGCGCCAGAACGCCGCGACCGAGCACATCCCCGAAGCATCCACCGCGCGCTACGGCCTCAGTGTGCGGCGCACGCCCCTGCGGTCACTGCCGTCGGACCGGCAATTCTTCGCCGCGGAGAACCTGCGCGACTACGAGAGCCTGCAGGCCGGCATCCTGTTCCCCGGCGAGCCGGTCGTCATCGCGCACCACAGCTCGGATCAGCAATGGATGTTCGTCCTGACGACCCAAGGGCCCGCGTGGGTCCGGCGCGGAGACGTCGCGGAGGGCACGGCGGACACGGTGTTTTCGTACGTGGCGAAAGCGCCTGGACGTGTCGTCACGGGCGACCAGGTGCGCACGGTATTCACACCGGAAGCACCAGGGGTATCCGAGCTTGAACTCGACATGGGGGTCGAGCTGCCACGGGCCGACGTGGCACCCGGCGAGCCCGTCAACGGCGCCAGCGCCTATGCATCGTGGCCGGTGCTGCTGCCGGTGCGCGAGCAGGACGGCACACTCGCCTTCCAGGGCGCGCTGCTGCGCCGTACCGCCGACACCGCGCCGGGATATCTGCCGCTGACACGTGCCAACATCCTCCGGCAGGCGTTCAAGTTCCTCGGCGAGCGCTACGGTTGGGGGCACCAATTCAATGCGCGCGACTGCAGCGGACTGACCAGCGAAGTGTACCGCAGCATGGGGCTGTTCTTGCCGCCGAACTCCGGGATGCAAGGGAAGAGCGCGGCGTTGAACCACCGCCTCTTCACCGCACAGGACTCGCACACCGAGCGGCTGCGCGCACTGGCCCAAGCGCAGGTGGGTGACCTCGTCGTCGTTCCCGGTCATGTGTTGATGATCATCGGCCACGTGGATGGCGAGCCCTACGTCATCCAAGATGTCCCATACGCCGTGTTCAAGGATCCGGACACGCAGCAGCTCCGCAAGACGAAGCTGAACCAGGTATCGGTCACTCCGCTGCTGCCGCTGTATGCCGACGACTCGACCCTGTACGTGGACGCGATGACGAGCCTCGTGCACGTCACGCGGCCATAG
- a CDS encoding SRPBCC family protein produces MLKKTLIGLAALLLSVVGVIATRPSAFTVQRTATLPVTPEIAFSRVNDFHPWNEWSPWARRDVNMKTTYSGAGSGVGAIYAWAGNEQVGEGVMTIRESKPNELILIQLQFLKPWAATYTTTFTFKPVGDGTEVAWSMRGTHDFMGKAFSLFMDTDTLMGRDFENGLANLTVAAVAEKMRRPEEKARAEAEEARAAKERADAAAEAAAVMQGAPIGTKIMPLPTNP; encoded by the coding sequence ATGCTCAAGAAGACTCTCATTGGTCTTGCCGCCCTTCTCCTGAGCGTGGTGGGTGTCATCGCTACCCGACCCTCGGCCTTCACAGTGCAGCGCACCGCGACGTTGCCGGTGACTCCGGAGATCGCCTTCTCGCGGGTGAATGACTTCCACCCATGGAACGAGTGGTCGCCGTGGGCCCGGCGGGATGTGAACATGAAGACGACGTACTCCGGCGCGGGGTCCGGAGTCGGCGCCATCTACGCGTGGGCAGGCAACGAGCAGGTGGGCGAGGGCGTGATGACGATCAGGGAGAGCAAGCCGAACGAGTTGATCCTCATCCAACTGCAGTTCCTCAAGCCCTGGGCCGCCACCTACACCACCACCTTCACCTTCAAGCCCGTGGGGGATGGCACCGAAGTGGCGTGGTCCATGCGCGGCACCCACGACTTCATGGGCAAGGCCTTCTCGCTCTTCATGGACACGGACACGTTGATGGGCAGGGACTTCGAGAACGGCCTTGCCAACCTGACGGTAGCGGCGGTGGCCGAGAAGATGCGGCGCCCCGAGGAGAAGGCTCGCGCCGAGGCAGAGGAAGCGCGCGCGGCCAAGGAGCGGGCGGATGCCGCCGCCGAGGCCGCTGCGGTCATGCAGGGCGCCCCCATTGGCACGAAAATCATGCCGCTGCCGACGAATCCGTGA
- a CDS encoding transcriptional regulator, which produces MWRRHPQMLEADNLDGDPLGAPMLWPDGRHIAANGRGRIFLWSLATGECTRVLKTDAICRNGEPWFRLAGEAELGRVLEAHKIRGLALWDSQDWQRVQTFEGHGEEVQAAAIVSEDRVVSISADSSAQLWDAWTGESLRTLQTGPLYALAHAPSRGLVAVGGSNGAVHVLEDRTLDVRALFHLRMATAHHEPLSEARKEQLGIVWNRPSNTLRGLAWHPDGEHLLCGYWDFVAHMVHSVTGRVVRQWQGHAHWVDFVAVEPSRGLLCTGSSDGTVRVWSLDSTECLAVYDVGHVELGGLLVHDRTLYVTCQRELLSMPLV; this is translated from the coding sequence ATGTGGCGCCGTCATCCCCAGATGCTCGAGGCGGACAACCTCGATGGAGATCCGCTTGGGGCGCCGATGCTGTGGCCGGATGGGCGTCACATCGCCGCGAATGGGCGTGGGCGCATCTTCCTCTGGAGTCTGGCGACCGGTGAGTGCACGCGGGTCCTGAAGACGGACGCCATCTGTCGGAATGGAGAGCCCTGGTTCCGGCTGGCGGGGGAAGCCGAGCTGGGCCGCGTGCTCGAGGCGCACAAGATTCGCGGCCTGGCCCTCTGGGACTCCCAGGACTGGCAACGCGTGCAGACCTTCGAGGGGCACGGAGAAGAGGTCCAGGCCGCCGCGATCGTCAGCGAGGACCGCGTCGTCTCCATCAGCGCCGACAGCAGCGCGCAGCTTTGGGATGCCTGGACGGGAGAGAGCCTGCGCACGCTGCAGACCGGGCCGCTCTACGCGCTCGCGCATGCGCCTTCCCGGGGCCTCGTCGCCGTGGGCGGAAGCAACGGCGCGGTCCACGTGCTCGAAGACCGCACGCTCGACGTCCGCGCCCTCTTCCACCTGCGCATGGCCACCGCCCACCATGAGCCCCTCAGCGAAGCGCGCAAGGAACAGCTCGGCATCGTGTGGAACCGCCCGTCGAACACCCTCCGGGGGCTGGCCTGGCACCCCGACGGAGAGCACCTCCTCTGCGGGTACTGGGACTTCGTGGCCCACATGGTCCACAGCGTCACTGGCCGCGTCGTGCGGCAATGGCAGGGCCATGCGCACTGGGTGGACTTCGTCGCGGTGGAGCCCTCGCGCGGGCTGCTGTGCACCGGAAGCTCCGACGGCACCGTGCGCGTCTGGTCGCTCGACTCCACCGAGTGCCTCGCCGTGTACGACGTCGGCCACGTCGAACTGGGCGGCCTGTTGGTGCACGATCGGACGCTCTACGTGACGTGCCAACGGGAGCTGCTGTCGATGCCTCTGGTCTAG